ACCTGGCATTACAAATTATTTGCGTCAATGTGCGCGGCAAGCCAACTGGGATGTGGAAATTATTTTCAATACAATTAGCAATAATGTATTGTCTATATACTGACTGCCCGATAATTCACAGATAATTCACAAATTGTTTGACGCCTTGTCAAATATAATATAAAATAGAGGACATAGAAACAATTAATATGTCGGCCGAGGGAGCTCATGTTATGGGCTGAGAGTGGAACTAAAGAGTTCCTGACCTCTAGACCTGAACGGGATAATGCCCGCGTAGGAAAGGCGTTAATTTGAGATATTAGCGTGCCTGCTGAGCGGGTACGCTTTTTTGCCTTGTCATAATTGAATGGAACGGAGGCTGACTATGACGCTGACAATCAACGGAAAAGAAGAAATAGTGGCCAACGGAACAACTTTGGCTGCACTTATCCAAGAGAAAGGGTTGAAGCCTGCTGTTATCGTTGTGGAGTATAACGGAACAATCGTCAAAAAAGAAGAGTGGCCCAATATCATCTTAAAAAATACTGATTGTTTGGAGATTGTGGCCTTTATAGGAGGGGGTTAAATTATGTCTGATACATTTGCAATTGGCGGTAAAAATTTGACAAGTCGTTTGTTCCTAGGGACAGGCAAGTTTGCGTCAAATAAATTAATACCGGAAGTTGTCAGGTCTTCCGGTTCGCAAGTGATAACGGTAGCGCTTAGACGGGTAAACCCTGATCAACCAGAAGAGAACATTGTTTCCTATATTCCGCAAGATTGCATACTCATGCCTAATACATCCGGTGCAAGAAATGCCGGGGAAGCAATCCGTATTGCTCAGTTAGCAAGAGCGGCTGGTTGTGGTGATTGGATTAAAATTGAAGTTGTTTCAGATCATAGGTATCTGCTGCCGGATAATATGGAAACCATCAAAGCGACAGAAGTTTTGGCGGCGGAAGGATTCGTCGTTTTGCCCTATATGTGTCCTGATCTAATGGCAGCTAAAAAACTGGTTGAAGCCGGCGCGGCGGCAGTAATGCCTTTAGGAGCCCCAATCGGAACAAACCGCGGGTTAAAGATGAAAGAGCTCATTGGCATTCTAATCGAAGAGATATCTGTGCCAATTATTGTGGATGCAGGAATCGGACGCCCATCGGAAGCGGCGGAAGCTATGGAGATGGGAGCGGCGGCAGTACTTGTAAACACTGCGGTTGCGACAGCCGATGATCCCATAGCCATGGCGAAAGCTTTTGGGTTAGCTGTGGAGGCTGGTCGACTAGCGTATTTAGCGGGACCTGGTACCGTACGGGACTATGCCAGTGCGTCCTCGCCGTTGACAGGTTTTTTACATGAGTAGTTCGGCAGGAGGTGAGCAATGTGAGTGTCTATAGAGAACTTGAAAAGTATGATGGCTTTAATTTTTATGAGTTTTTTGACCAGGTCAAGGAAGGTACAATTTTACAAATATTAGATAAAAAACGCTTATCGGTTATAGACTATCTGGCCCTATTGTCTCCTGCGGCTGAACACCAGCTTGAGGCCATGGCCCAGCGGGCTCACCGGGAAACAGTACAAAACTTCGGCAAAACCATTTTGCTCTATACACCATTGTATCTTGCCAACTATTGTGTAAATCACTGTGTATATTGCGGGTTTCAAACTGCCAATAAAATTGCGAGAAAAAAATTGTCCCTTGAGGAAGTTACTCTAGAGGCAAAACAAATTGCTGCTACCGGGTTAAAACACATATTGCTGTTGACAGGCGAATCCCGCATTCATTCGTCCGTTTCTTACATCAAAGACTGTGTCGAAATATTGAAGCAGTATTTTACCTCGATCAGTATCGAGATTTACCCATTAGAGAAGGATGAATACGCCGAATTAATAGCCGCCGGAGTTGACGGACTTACCATTTATCAGGAGGTATATGATCAAGAGATATACTTAGACCTTCATAAAGCCGGACCGAAAAGAGATTTCCGGTATCGTCTCGATTGTCCCGAGCGAGCGTGTCAAGCCGGAATACGTACGGTAAATATTGGCGCCCTGCTGGGTCTGAACAACTGGCGTCAAGAGGCATTTATCACCGGAATACATGCCGACTATTTGCGCCGAAAGTATTTGGACGTGGAGGTAAGCATGTCACCGCCTCGCATGCGTCCGCACACAGGAGGATTTAAGCCGCGGGTGATAGTCAGCGATAAGAATCTTGTTCAATATCTTTTGGCTTTCCGGTTGTTCTTGCCCAGGTGCGGGATAACTTTGTCGACAAGAGAAAGCGCTTATCTGCGGGACAAATTATTGCCGTTGGGTGTGACGAAAATGTCAGCCGGTTCTTCCACGGCTGTCGGTGGTCATTCGCCAAACAAGACAACCGGCCAGTTCGAAATAGCGGATGAACGCAGTGTGGAAGAAATGACGGACATGCTATATGCGCAAGGTTATCAGCCGGTTTTCAAGGACTGGCAGATGTGGTAGATACAAAAAGCTTCATCACAGCAGGAATAAAGTGATGCTCCCGCGAATATATAGAAAAATATTTTTGATATGGGAGAAAAGAGACATGTTGCACGAGTTTCGTGTTGGTGACCAAATTAGGCACGTGAGTTTTTTAAGACTGCAAAAATCCGGTGTCGCCGCTAGTGGAGGAATGTTCGCCAGAGGCAGCTTGAGTGATAAAAGCGGCACACTAAATTTTATCACCTTTAATCAGGAAGTTGTCGAGTTTTTAAAAGAGTTGAGCAGCCAAGTTGTGGTTGTACATGGAACAGTTCAGGCAGATCGTTATGGCGGTGACGGCGCCCGGCAGGTTGTTGTGGAAAGGCTTGAACTGCCGACGGAAGACGAAGACTTATCTCATTTAATTCCAAGCACAACGAAAGATATCGACTTCTATAAACAATTACTCCAAGAGCTCATTGCCGGCATAAGCAAACCGCATCTGAAAGGACTCTTGACAAGTCTTTTTTCGGGAGATACATATAAAAAGTTTGTGAAGAGTCCGGCAGCTATGAGTTACCATCATGCTTATACCGGTGGATTATTGGAACACTCCGTGGATGTAGCCAGATTGGCACAGGCGATGGCAAGGGAGTGTCCAGGGGTTGAGCCTGATTTTGTTGTAGCCGGCGCCTTGCTCCATGATATCGGTAAAATAAGAGAACTTTCCCCGGATGTTGGTTTTGAATATACAGAGGTTGGGCGTTATATCGGACATTTAACCTTAGGCGCCTTAATGGTTGAAAAGGTCATGACTAAAGTTCAGGACTTTCCCAGGCAGGATGCCTTGAACCTTATGCATATCCTTCTGTCTCATCACGGATCCATGGATAAGGGATCACCGGTTGGCTGCGTAACGAAAGAAAGCCTGATTGTTCACTATGCCGACGAACTAAATGCTGTATTGAATCAATTTGATGAGCTGGAAAAGAACAACAAAGGGGAATGGCAGTATCACAAAATGTTAGGACGGCAAGTACGAGTAAAATGAACTTTTCACTTTAAAGCAACAATATAGCTTGAATTCCGGTTTAGTTTATGATAATATATAGTTCTTAATAATAAGGCGAATGAGTACGAAAGATGATCGCGGATGCTGAGGCATACGAGGAAAGTCCGAGCTCCATAGGGCAGGGTGCTGGATAACGTCCAGCGAGGGTGACCTTAGGGATAGTGCCACAGAAATGTAAACCGCCTGGGAAGCCAGGCAAGGATGGAACGGTGCGGTAAGAGCGCACCAGCAGTCAGGTGACTGGCTGGCTAGGTAAACCCCACCCGGAGCAAGACCGAATAGGGAAGGGATGAAGCTGCCCGCTGATCCTTCCGGGTTGTGTCGCTAGAGCCGCCAGGCAACTGTCGGCCAAGATAAATGATCATCTCCGTGGAAAAAACGGAACAGAACTCGGCTTATTGACTACTCATCCGCAATATTAAGAAGACTATTTTTAAAAACTATCTAGAAACTATATAGACAAACCTAAGTTTTGTGTTATAATTACATCATATGGTAAGGTGATGTTTTCATACCGTGGTCAGGCAATGGCGCCGTTGAGATGTTTGGGTTTAAAACCGAAACACTTGTCGGTGTCTTTTTTTATATATTTACAATTTTTACAATCAGAAGCAGGAGGTAAAGGATGATGAGTATGACTGTGCAAGAAGTATTAGCACTTGCCAAAACCAAAGGGGCCCAGTTCGTAGATTATAAGTTTATTGACCTTCCCGGTGTTTGGCAGCACAAAACAGTTCCTATCAGTGAATTTGATGAATCGGTTTTTACTGAGGGTACAGGTTTTGACGGTTCCAGTATCCGCGGTTTTCAGGGTATTGAAGAAAGTGATATGTTGCTGATTCCTGATCCGGGTACCGCAATTATTGATCCTTTCATGAAACTCCCCACTTTGAGCTTAATCTGTAATGTTGTATCCCCTGATAAAGTTAGCTATAGCCGCGACGCTCGTTACATAGCACAAAAGGCGGAAGCCTATTTGAAAAAATCCGGTATTGCCGATACCAGCTACTGGGGTCCGGAAGCTGAATTCTTCCTGTTTGATGATGTACGCTATGACGCTACCCAAAATACAGCTTATTATGCCGTAGATTCCGAAGAAGCGATTTGGAACACCGGCAAAAGTGAAAATCCCAATCTTGGCTACAAGATTCGGAATAAAGAAGGATATTTGCCTGTTCCCCCGGCAGATGCCACCCATGACATCCGGTCGGAAATGTCCGCAGTTTTAGAAAGCTTAGGCATACAGGTAGAAGCCCATCATCACGAAGTTGCTACCGCTGGCCAAGGCGAAATTGATATGCGGTTTGACACTCTAACTACTATGGGTGACAAACTAATGCTGTTTAAATATGTGGTCAGAAATGTAGCCAAACTTCATGGAAAAGTAGCTACCTTCATGCCGAAACCGTTGTTCGGCGATAACGGCAGCGGTATGCATGTGCATCAGAGTCTTTGGGGCAACGGCAGTCCATTGTTTTTCGACTCTAACAACTATGCTCAACTCAGCCAAACTGCTTTATATTACATTGGCGGTCTTTTAACACATGCTTCCGCGCTTCTGGCTATTTCCTCACCGACCACTAATTCTTACAAGCGGCTGGTACCAGGTTATGAAGCACCGGTTAACATTGCCTTCTCCGCCCGTAACCGCAGTGCCGCTATCAGGATTCCCATGTATTCCAACAATCCCAAGGCAAAACGTATTGAATTCCGCCCGCCCGATCCTTCTTGCAATCCCTATTTGGCCTTTGCAGCGATGCTTATGGCCGGTATTGACGGAATCAAAAATAAAATCGATCCGGTTGCAGCCGGGTTCGGGCCGTTGCAAGTCAATATCTACGAATTGTCACCGGAAGAAAAAGCTAAAGTTAAGAGCGTACCCGGCTCCCTGGAAGGGGCGCTTAAAGCATTGGAAGACGACCATGCCTTCTTATTGGAAGGCGGAGTATTTACACAAGACCTTCTGGAAACCTGGATTTCGTACAAATACGCCAATGAAGTCGATGCAGTACGCCTACGTCCGCATCCCATAGAGTACAAACTTTATTTTGACATTTAAAAAAATACTTCAAAAATACAGAGAAAGCGTTAGTTTCGTCTAACGCTTTCTTTTTTATGACCAATTGCCGTAAAATAGATTTTTTAACCATATCTTATGCTGGTGAAGAAGGATAAATACATTCTACAAGGAATATATTATAATCGTGTCCCTCAATAGCGTCCAAAACACATAAATATTAGCTTTGTCTTTAATAGCTGGATCCGGCATTCTGTCTTTGGTCGTCAAATAGGGCAACATGATAAATATAACGAGGTGGAAAATATGGTGAAAGATTTGTTGTACGTGATCCCGGCCGGCAAGTATGGCAAAGAAGATCTGGTTAATCTCCTGAAGAATCATCCCGAGATAAAATTTGTCTCTCTTGTTGGTATTGATTTGGCGGGTAATGACACTGACGAAAAAATACCCATTCAATTATTTTTAAAAAATGTTGATGATTTTTTCGCCGGCAGTGCAGTGCAGACTGATGGATCTTCCGTCGTGTTAACAGGCGTTGCCACATTGAACAATGCCAAGGTTGACATGATAGCTGATCCAAATGTTAATTGGCCTGTTGACTATAACTACGAATTGACCGATGAAGAGACCGGTAAACCGGTCGGCACTCTCCGCATTCCGTCTTTCTTGGTTCATAACGGTGTCCGTGTTGATTCCCGTTCCATACTGGCTCAAAGCCTGGAATATATAAAATCTGAACTTCTTTCACTGTTTAAAAGGAATACCAAAATTGCCGGTATAGAGCATGTCAGTGCTGATGAAATTGAAGATGTGGTCTTTACTTCGGCGACTGAGCTTGAATTCTGGGTTAAAACTCCGGCCAACAAAGCCGAAGTTGAAGAACTTTCCGCTTCTCAGGTTATGCAGGAACAGTACTGGCAGCGTACCCGCGGCAATGTACGCACGGCGATGGAACAGGCGATTTTAATGCTGGCAAAGTACGGCCTTGAACCGGAGATGGGGCATAAGGAAGTTGGCGGTGTAAAAGCTAAAATTGATGAAGCCGGTCATCTCAGCCATGTTATGGAACAGCTTGAAATCGACTGGAAATT
This window of the Methylomusa anaerophila genome carries:
- the thiS gene encoding sulfur carrier protein ThiS; translated protein: MTLTINGKEEIVANGTTLAALIQEKGLKPAVIVVEYNGTIVKKEEWPNIILKNTDCLEIVAFIGGG
- a CDS encoding thiazole synthase — translated: MSDTFAIGGKNLTSRLFLGTGKFASNKLIPEVVRSSGSQVITVALRRVNPDQPEENIVSYIPQDCILMPNTSGARNAGEAIRIAQLARAAGCGDWIKIEVVSDHRYLLPDNMETIKATEVLAAEGFVVLPYMCPDLMAAKKLVEAGAAAVMPLGAPIGTNRGLKMKELIGILIEEISVPIIVDAGIGRPSEAAEAMEMGAAAVLVNTAVATADDPIAMAKAFGLAVEAGRLAYLAGPGTVRDYASASSPLTGFLHE
- the thiH gene encoding 2-iminoacetate synthase ThiH, translated to MSVYRELEKYDGFNFYEFFDQVKEGTILQILDKKRLSVIDYLALLSPAAEHQLEAMAQRAHRETVQNFGKTILLYTPLYLANYCVNHCVYCGFQTANKIARKKLSLEEVTLEAKQIAATGLKHILLLTGESRIHSSVSYIKDCVEILKQYFTSISIEIYPLEKDEYAELIAAGVDGLTIYQEVYDQEIYLDLHKAGPKRDFRYRLDCPERACQAGIRTVNIGALLGLNNWRQEAFITGIHADYLRRKYLDVEVSMSPPRMRPHTGGFKPRVIVSDKNLVQYLLAFRLFLPRCGITLSTRESAYLRDKLLPLGVTKMSAGSSTAVGGHSPNKTTGQFEIADERSVEEMTDMLYAQGYQPVFKDWQMW
- a CDS encoding 3'-5' exoribonuclease YhaM family protein, whose translation is MLHEFRVGDQIRHVSFLRLQKSGVAASGGMFARGSLSDKSGTLNFITFNQEVVEFLKELSSQVVVVHGTVQADRYGGDGARQVVVERLELPTEDEDLSHLIPSTTKDIDFYKQLLQELIAGISKPHLKGLLTSLFSGDTYKKFVKSPAAMSYHHAYTGGLLEHSVDVARLAQAMARECPGVEPDFVVAGALLHDIGKIRELSPDVGFEYTEVGRYIGHLTLGALMVEKVMTKVQDFPRQDALNLMHILLSHHGSMDKGSPVGCVTKESLIVHYADELNAVLNQFDELEKNNKGEWQYHKMLGRQVRVK
- the glnA gene encoding type I glutamate--ammonia ligase; amino-acid sequence: MSMTVQEVLALAKTKGAQFVDYKFIDLPGVWQHKTVPISEFDESVFTEGTGFDGSSIRGFQGIEESDMLLIPDPGTAIIDPFMKLPTLSLICNVVSPDKVSYSRDARYIAQKAEAYLKKSGIADTSYWGPEAEFFLFDDVRYDATQNTAYYAVDSEEAIWNTGKSENPNLGYKIRNKEGYLPVPPADATHDIRSEMSAVLESLGIQVEAHHHEVATAGQGEIDMRFDTLTTMGDKLMLFKYVVRNVAKLHGKVATFMPKPLFGDNGSGMHVHQSLWGNGSPLFFDSNNYAQLSQTALYYIGGLLTHASALLAISSPTTNSYKRLVPGYEAPVNIAFSARNRSAAIRIPMYSNNPKAKRIEFRPPDPSCNPYLAFAAMLMAGIDGIKNKIDPVAAGFGPLQVNIYELSPEEKAKVKSVPGSLEGALKALEDDHAFLLEGGVFTQDLLETWISYKYANEVDAVRLRPHPIEYKLYFDI